The Streptococcus toyakuensis genome has a window encoding:
- a CDS encoding ABC transporter permease, translating to MKQWIALNKIEFLLTKRQLVYYLLSVGMPTAFYLFFSGMYQDTPGGPANFMRDYLISMTAFSMMSTAMFSFPAVLHTDKINNWQKTLRHTPVNMVEYYLSKITSMMVDYLVSILVVFSVGHLVRGVDMPLGSWIGAAFLLIVGSVAFVALGLTLTLLPSSQLMSVVGNLLYLGLAVLGGLWMPISLFPDWMQAIGKCLPTYQLMELLKTFLNEGSINLSATVYLLVFSAVLFGLTIYLQGHKENA from the coding sequence ATGAAACAATGGATAGCATTAAATAAGATAGAATTTCTATTGACCAAACGACAATTAGTCTACTATCTATTATCCGTAGGGATGCCGACAGCCTTCTATTTATTCTTTTCAGGCATGTACCAGGACACACCAGGTGGACCAGCTAATTTTATGCGTGACTACCTCATCTCCATGACAGCCTTTTCCATGATGTCGACAGCCATGTTTTCATTTCCAGCTGTCTTACATACCGATAAAATCAACAACTGGCAGAAAACATTGCGCCATACCCCTGTAAATATGGTAGAATATTATCTATCAAAGATAACAAGTATGATGGTTGATTATTTGGTCTCAATCCTGGTTGTTTTCTCAGTTGGGCACTTGGTCAGAGGTGTGGATATGCCTCTAGGAAGCTGGATTGGGGCTGCGTTCTTGCTGATAGTAGGAAGTGTTGCCTTTGTAGCGCTTGGATTGACCTTGACACTCTTGCCTTCTAGTCAGCTGATGTCTGTCGTGGGCAATCTTCTCTATCTAGGCTTGGCTGTTTTAGGTGGACTCTGGATGCCCATCTCTTTATTTCCAGACTGGATGCAAGCAATCGGGAAGTGCCTACCAACTTATCAGTTGATGGAGTTGCTCAAGACCTTCTTAAACGAGGGTAGCATCAATCTATCAGCCACAGTTTATCTACTTGTTTTTTCAGCAGTTTTGTTTGGTTTGACTATTTACCTTCAAGGTCATAAGGAGAATGCTTAA
- the fusA gene encoding elongation factor G encodes MAREFSLEKTRNIGIMAHVDAGKTTTTERILYYTGKIHKIGETHEGASQMDWMEQEQERGITITSAATTAQWNNHRVNIIDTPGHVDFTIEVQRSLRVLDGAVTVLDSQSGVEPQTETVWRQATEYGVPRIVFANKMDKIGADFLYSVSTLHDRLQANAHPIQLPIGSEDDFRGIIDLIKMKAEIYTNDLGTDILEEDIPAEYLDQAQEYREKLIEAVAETDEELMMKYLEGEEITNEELKAGIRKATINVEFFPVLCGSAFKNKGVQLMLDAVIDYLPSPLDIPAIKGINPDTDEEETRPASDEEPFAALAFKIMTDPFVGRLTFFRVYSGVLQSGSYVLNTSKGKRERIGRILQMHANSRQEIDTVYSGDIAAAVGLKDTTTGDSLTDEKAKIILESINVPEPVIQLMVEPKSKADQDKMGIALQKLAEEDPTFRVETNVETGETVISGMGELHLDVLVDRMRREFKVEANVGAPQVSYRETFRASTQARGFFKRQSGGKGQFGDVWIEFTPNEEGKGFEFENAIVGGVVPREFIPAVEKGLVESMANGVLAGYPMVDVKAKLYDGSYHDVDSSETAFKIAASLALKEAAKSAQPAILEPMMLVTITVPEENLGDVMGHVTARRGRVDGMEAHGNSQIVRAYVPLAEMFGYATVLRSASQGRGTFMMVFDHYEDVPKSVQEEIIKKNKGED; translated from the coding sequence ATGGCACGCGAATTTTCACTTGAAAAAACTCGTAATATCGGTATCATGGCTCACGTCGATGCTGGTAAAACAACAACTACTGAGCGTATTCTTTACTACACTGGTAAAATCCACAAAATCGGTGAAACTCACGAAGGTGCGTCACAAATGGACTGGATGGAGCAAGAGCAAGAGCGTGGTATCACTATCACATCTGCTGCGACAACAGCTCAATGGAACAATCACCGCGTAAACATTATCGACACACCAGGACACGTGGACTTTACAATCGAAGTACAACGTTCTCTTCGTGTATTGGATGGTGCGGTTACCGTTCTTGACTCACAATCAGGTGTTGAGCCTCAAACTGAAACAGTTTGGCGTCAAGCAACTGAGTATGGAGTTCCACGTATCGTATTTGCCAACAAAATGGACAAAATCGGTGCTGACTTCCTTTACTCTGTAAGCACACTTCACGATCGTCTTCAAGCAAATGCACACCCAATCCAATTGCCAATCGGTTCTGAAGATGACTTCCGTGGTATCATCGACTTGATCAAGATGAAAGCTGAAATCTATACTAACGACCTTGGTACAGATATCCTTGAAGAAGACATCCCAGCTGAATACCTTGACCAAGCTCAAGAATACCGTGAAAAATTGATCGAAGCAGTTGCTGAAACTGACGAAGAATTGATGATGAAATACCTCGAAGGTGAAGAAATCACTAACGAAGAATTGAAAGCTGGTATCCGTAAAGCGACTATCAACGTTGAATTCTTCCCAGTATTGTGTGGTTCAGCCTTCAAGAACAAAGGTGTTCAATTGATGCTTGATGCGGTTATTGACTACCTTCCAAGCCCGCTTGACATCCCAGCAATCAAAGGTATTAACCCAGATACAGACGAAGAAGAAACTCGTCCAGCATCTGACGAAGAGCCATTTGCAGCTCTTGCCTTCAAGATCATGACTGACCCATTCGTAGGTCGTTTGACATTCTTCCGTGTTTACTCAGGTGTTCTTCAATCAGGTTCATACGTATTGAACACTTCTAAAGGTAAACGTGAACGTATCGGACGTATCCTTCAAATGCACGCTAACAGCCGTCAAGAAATTGACACTGTTTACTCAGGTGATATCGCTGCTGCCGTTGGTTTGAAAGATACTACAACTGGTGACTCATTGACAGATGAAAAAGCTAAAATCATCCTTGAGTCAATCAACGTTCCAGAACCAGTTATCCAATTGATGGTTGAACCAAAATCTAAAGCTGACCAAGATAAGATGGGTATTGCCCTTCAAAAATTGGCTGAAGAAGATCCAACATTCCGCGTTGAAACAAACGTTGAAACTGGTGAAACAGTTATCTCTGGTATGGGTGAGCTTCACCTTGACGTCCTTGTTGACCGTATGCGTCGTGAGTTCAAAGTTGAAGCGAACGTAGGTGCTCCTCAAGTATCTTACCGTGAAACATTCCGCGCTTCTACTCAAGCACGTGGATTCTTCAAACGTCAGTCTGGTGGTAAAGGTCAATTCGGTGATGTATGGATTGAATTTACTCCAAACGAAGAAGGTAAAGGATTCGAATTTGAAAACGCAATCGTCGGTGGTGTGGTTCCTCGTGAATTTATCCCAGCGGTTGAAAAAGGTTTGGTAGAATCTATGGCTAACGGTGTTCTTGCAGGTTACCCAATGGTTGACGTTAAAGCTAAGCTTTACGATGGTTCATACCACGATGTCGACTCATCTGAAACTGCCTTCAAGATCGCGGCTTCACTTGCTCTTAAAGAAGCTGCTAAATCAGCACAACCAGCTATCCTTGAGCCAATGATGCTTGTAACAATCACTGTTCCAGAAGAAAACCTTGGTGATGTTATGGGGCACGTAACTGCTCGTCGTGGACGTGTAGATGGTATGGAAGCACATGGTAACAGCCAAATCGTTCGTGCTTACGTTCCACTCGCTGAAATGTTCGGTTACGCAACAGTTCTTCGTTCTGCATCTCAAGGACGTGGTACATTCATGATGGTATTTGACCACTACGAAGATGTACCTAAGTCAGTACAAGAAGAAATCATTAAGAAAAACAAAGGTGAAGACTAA
- a CDS encoding sensor histidine kinase: MLERMKSIHYMFWASLIFMVFPIVPVVTGELPSWHLLIDILFVVAYLGVLTTKSQRLSWLFWIIMLAYVAGYTAFVGVNYIWFFFFLANLLIYHFGVRSFNSLHVRTFLLAQVLVVGQLLIFQRIEVEFLFYLLVILTFVDLMTFGLVRIRIVEDLKEAQAKQNAQINLLLAENERSRIGQDLHDSLGHTFAMLSVKTDLALQLFQMQAYPQVEKELREIQRISKESMREVRTIVENLKSRTLTSELETVKKMLEIAGIEVEIANQLDTASLTQELESTASMILLELVTNIIKHAKASKVYLKLERTEKELILTVRDDGCGFASIKGDDLHTVRDRVLPFSGEVKVISWKEPTEVQVRLPYKERN, translated from the coding sequence ATGCTTGAAAGAATGAAAAGCATACACTATATGTTTTGGGCCAGTTTGATTTTTATGGTTTTTCCCATCGTTCCTGTAGTGACTGGGGAGCTTCCTAGCTGGCATTTATTGATTGATATTCTATTTGTAGTGGCTTACTTAGGCGTTTTAACCACCAAGAGCCAGCGCTTATCCTGGCTCTTTTGGATTATCATGCTAGCCTATGTAGCTGGCTATACCGCCTTTGTTGGTGTAAATTATATCTGGTTCTTCTTTTTCCTTGCTAATCTCTTAATTTATCATTTCGGCGTACGTAGTTTTAATTCTTTACATGTCCGGACTTTTCTCCTTGCTCAAGTCCTTGTTGTGGGCCAACTTTTGATTTTTCAGAGAATCGAAGTTGAGTTTCTATTCTATCTACTTGTAATTCTTACTTTTGTCGATTTAATGACTTTTGGATTGGTTCGGATTCGGATTGTGGAGGATTTGAAAGAAGCGCAGGCTAAGCAAAATGCCCAGATAAATCTATTGCTTGCTGAAAATGAACGTAGTCGTATCGGTCAGGATTTGCATGATAGCTTGGGCCATACCTTTGCTATGCTTAGTGTTAAAACTGATCTAGCCTTGCAGTTATTTCAAATGCAGGCTTACCCACAGGTGGAAAAGGAATTAAGAGAAATACAGCGAATTAGCAAAGAATCAATGCGTGAAGTGCGAACCATTGTGGAAAATCTTAAGTCTAGAACTTTGACATCCGAACTAGAGACTGTGAAAAAGATGTTAGAAATTGCTGGAATTGAGGTGGAAATAGCTAATCAACTAGATACAGCTAGCCTTACTCAGGAATTGGAGTCAACGGCTTCCATGATTTTGCTTGAATTAGTGACCAATATCATCAAACATGCTAAAGCGTCTAAAGTCTACTTAAAATTAGAACGGACAGAGAAAGAACTCATTCTAACAGTGAGAGATGATGGCTGTGGCTTTGCTTCTATAAAGGGGGATGACCTCCATACAGTTCGAGATCGTGTTCTTCCATTTTCGGGAGAAGTAAAGGTAATTAGCTGGAAAGAACCGACAGAAGTTCAGGTTCGACTACCTTATAAGGAGAGAAATTAA
- the rpsL gene encoding 30S ribosomal protein S12, with translation MPTINQLVRKPRKSKVEKSKSPALNVGYNSHKKVQTNVSSPQKRGVATRVGTMTPKKPNSALRKFARVRLSNLIEVTAYIPGIGHNLQEHSVVLLRGGRVKDLPGVRYHIVRGALDTAGVNDRKQGRSKYGTKRPKA, from the coding sequence ATGCCTACAATTAACCAATTGGTTCGCAAACCGCGTAAATCAAAAGTAGAAAAATCTAAATCACCAGCTTTGAACGTTGGTTACAACAGTCATAAAAAAGTTCAAACAAACGTTTCTTCACCACAAAAACGTGGTGTTGCAACTCGTGTTGGAACAATGACACCTAAAAAACCTAACTCAGCCCTTCGTAAATTCGCTCGTGTACGTTTGAGCAACCTTATCGAAGTTACTGCCTACATCCCAGGTATCGGACACAACTTGCAAGAGCACAGCGTGGTGCTTCTTCGTGGTGGACGTGTAAAAGACCTTCCAGGGGTACGTTACCATATCGTCCGTGGTGCACTTGATACTGCAGGTGTTAACGATCGTAAACAAGGCCGTTCTAAATACGGTACTAAACGTCCAAAAGCATAA
- the rpsG gene encoding 30S ribosomal protein S7, protein MSRKNRAPKRDVLPDPLYNSQLVTRLINRVMLDGKRGTAASIVYGAFEQIKEATGNDALEVFETAMENIMPVLEVRARRVGGSNYQVPVEVRPERRTTLGLRWLVTIARLRGEHTMQDRLAKEILDAANNTGAAVKKREDTHRMAEANRAFAHFRW, encoded by the coding sequence ATGAGTCGTAAAAATAGAGCTCCAAAACGTGACGTATTGCCAGATCCGCTTTACAATTCACAACTAGTTACTCGTCTTATCAACCGCGTTATGCTTGATGGTAAACGTGGTACAGCTGCTTCAATCGTTTACGGTGCCTTTGAGCAAATCAAAGAAGCTACTGGAAACGATGCACTTGAAGTATTTGAAACAGCTATGGAAAACATCATGCCTGTACTTGAAGTACGTGCACGTCGTGTTGGTGGTTCTAACTACCAAGTCCCAGTTGAAGTTCGTCCAGAACGTCGTACAACACTTGGACTTCGTTGGTTGGTAACAATTGCTCGTCTTCGTGGTGAACACACAATGCAAGACCGTCTTGCAAAAGAAATCTTGGATGCTGCTAACAACACTGGTGCAGCTGTTAAGAAACGTGAAGACACTCACCGTATGGCTGAAGCTAACCGTGCATTCGCACACTTCCGTTGGTAA
- a CDS encoding ABC transporter ATP-binding protein, which translates to MNMIKVESLNKNIKGKAILKDISFEVAEGECVAMIGPNGAGKTTLLDCLLGDKLVTSGQVSIQDLPVTSSKLDYTRSYLPQENVIVQKLKVKELIVFFQRIYPNPLSEQEIDQLLQFDQQQKEQFAEKLSGGQKRLFSFVLALIGRPKLVFLDEPTSAMDTSTRQRFWGIVDQLKKNGVTIVYSSHYIEEVEHTADRILVLNKGELIRDTTPLAMRSEEIEKHFILPLAYKEVVEKSNLVENWSQKQDALQVVTREADAFWELLVRAGCRIQEIEVNNRSLLDTIFEETQKGDD; encoded by the coding sequence ATGAATATGATTAAGGTAGAAAGCCTAAATAAAAACATCAAGGGCAAGGCTATTTTGAAGGATATTTCCTTTGAGGTAGCTGAAGGTGAATGTGTTGCCATGATTGGGCCAAACGGAGCAGGAAAGACGACACTCTTGGACTGTTTGCTTGGAGATAAACTGGTCACCAGTGGGCAAGTATCTATCCAAGATTTGCCGGTAACGAGCTCTAAGTTAGACTACACAAGATCCTATCTCCCTCAAGAAAATGTAATTGTTCAAAAATTAAAGGTTAAAGAGTTGATTGTTTTCTTTCAACGTATCTATCCAAATCCCTTGAGCGAGCAGGAAATTGATCAACTATTGCAGTTTGACCAGCAACAAAAAGAGCAATTCGCAGAAAAATTATCAGGTGGACAAAAGCGTCTTTTCTCTTTTGTCTTGGCCTTAATTGGGCGACCAAAGCTTGTCTTTTTAGATGAGCCTACATCGGCTATGGATACCTCAACTCGTCAACGTTTTTGGGGAATTGTCGATCAGTTAAAGAAAAATGGTGTGACCATTGTCTATTCTTCTCACTATATCGAAGAGGTAGAGCATACAGCTGACCGGATTTTGGTTTTAAATAAGGGAGAGTTGATTCGTGATACGACGCCTCTAGCTATGCGTAGTGAGGAGATTGAAAAGCATTTTATCCTTCCTCTAGCTTACAAGGAAGTCGTTGAGAAGTCAAACTTGGTTGAAAACTGGTCACAAAAACAGGATGCTCTACAAGTAGTCACACGCGAAGCAGATGCTTTCTGGGAACTATTAGTCCGAGCAGGATGTAGGATTCAAGAAATTGAAGTCAATAATCGTAGCTTACTGGATACAATCTTTGAAGAAACACAAAAGGGAGATGACTAA
- a CDS encoding response regulator transcription factor, with product MKLLVAEDQSMLRDAMCQLLTLQPDVESVFQAKNGQEAIQLLERESVDIAILDVEMPVKTGLEVLEWIRAENLETKVVVVTTFKRPGYFERAVKAGVDAYVLKERNIADLMQTLHTVLEGRKEYSPELMEVVMTHPNPLTEQEIAVLKGIAQGFSNQEIADQLYLSNGTVRNYVTNILSKLDAGNRTEAANIAKESGWL from the coding sequence ATGAAACTACTTGTTGCAGAAGATCAAAGTATGCTACGAGATGCTATGTGTCAATTGCTCACGCTTCAACCGGATGTAGAGTCTGTCTTTCAAGCCAAGAATGGGCAAGAAGCAATCCAACTATTAGAAAGGGAGTCTGTAGATATCGCCATCCTTGACGTAGAAATGCCTGTTAAGACAGGTCTTGAAGTCTTGGAGTGGATACGAGCAGAAAATCTAGAAACAAAGGTGGTTGTGGTGACGACCTTCAAGCGTCCTGGGTATTTTGAACGTGCGGTCAAGGCTGGAGTAGATGCTTATGTATTAAAAGAAAGAAACATTGCAGACCTCATGCAAACCTTGCACACTGTCCTCGAAGGGCGCAAGGAGTATTCTCCTGAATTGATGGAAGTGGTGATGACGCATCCCAATCCGTTGACAGAACAAGAAATCGCAGTTTTAAAGGGAATCGCTCAGGGTTTCTCTAACCAAGAAATTGCAGATCAACTTTATTTATCAAACGGAACAGTCCGAAACTATGTCACCAATATTCTTTCGAAACTAGATGCTGGTAATCGAACAGAGGCAGCTAATATCGCGAAAGAATCTGGTTGGTTGTGA